A stretch of Cupriavidus necator DNA encodes these proteins:
- the leuC gene encoding 3-isopropylmalate dehydratase large subunit: MAKTLYDKLWDDHTVHVEEDGTTLLYIDRHLLHEVTSPQAFEGLKLAERPVWRISANLAVSDHNVPTTDRSHGIADPVSKLQVDTLDANCDSYGITQFKMNDHRQGIVHVIGPEQGATLPGMTVVCGDSHTSTHGAFGALAHGIGTSEVEHVLATQTLLGKKARNMLVKVEGKLPRGCTAKDIVLAVIGKIGTAGGTGYTIEFAGSAIRDLTMEGRMTVCNMAIEAGARAGLVAVDDVTLEYVKGRPYAPQGVEWEQAVAYWRTLHSDAGAKFDQVVELRAEDVRPQVTWGTSPEMVISIEDRVPDPEKEKDPNKRNAMERALEYMGLQPNVPVESINIDKVFIGSCTNSRIEDMRAAAWVVQKLGRKVAGNVKLAMVVPGSGLVKEQAEREGLDKIFKAAGFEWREPGCSMCLAMNADRLDPGERCASTSNRNFEGRQGAGGRTHLVSPAMAAAAAIEGHFVDIRKLG; encoded by the coding sequence ATGGCCAAGACGCTCTACGACAAACTCTGGGATGACCACACCGTCCACGTCGAGGAAGACGGCACCACGCTGCTCTACATCGACCGCCACCTGCTGCATGAAGTGACCAGCCCGCAGGCGTTCGAAGGGCTGAAGCTGGCGGAGCGTCCGGTATGGCGCATCAGCGCCAACCTGGCCGTGTCGGACCACAACGTGCCGACCACCGACCGCAGCCACGGCATTGCCGATCCGGTGTCGAAGCTGCAGGTCGATACGCTGGATGCCAACTGCGACAGCTACGGCATCACCCAGTTCAAGATGAACGACCACCGCCAGGGCATCGTGCACGTGATCGGGCCGGAGCAGGGCGCCACGCTGCCGGGCATGACGGTGGTGTGCGGGGACTCGCATACCAGCACGCATGGCGCGTTTGGCGCGCTCGCGCATGGCATCGGCACCTCGGAAGTTGAGCATGTGCTGGCTACCCAGACGCTGTTGGGCAAGAAGGCCAGGAACATGCTGGTCAAGGTGGAAGGCAAGCTGCCGCGCGGCTGCACCGCCAAGGACATCGTGCTGGCCGTGATCGGCAAGATCGGCACCGCGGGCGGCACCGGCTACACCATCGAGTTCGCCGGCTCGGCCATCCGCGACCTGACCATGGAAGGCCGCATGACGGTCTGCAACATGGCCATCGAGGCGGGCGCGCGCGCCGGCCTGGTGGCGGTGGACGACGTCACGCTCGAATACGTGAAGGGCCGCCCCTACGCGCCGCAGGGCGTGGAGTGGGAGCAGGCCGTGGCCTACTGGCGCACGCTGCATTCGGATGCCGGGGCCAAGTTCGACCAGGTGGTCGAGCTGCGCGCCGAGGACGTCCGTCCGCAGGTGACCTGGGGTACCTCGCCAGAAATGGTGATCAGCATCGAAGACCGCGTGCCGGATCCCGAGAAGGAGAAGGACCCGAACAAGCGCAACGCGATGGAGCGCGCGCTCGAATACATGGGCCTGCAGCCCAACGTGCCGGTCGAGAGCATCAATATCGACAAGGTCTTCATCGGTTCGTGCACCAACAGCCGCATCGAAGACATGCGCGCCGCCGCGTGGGTGGTGCAGAAGCTCGGTCGCAAGGTCGCCGGCAACGTGAAGCTGGCGATGGTGGTGCCGGGCTCGGGCCTGGTCAAGGAACAGGCCGAGCGCGAAGGCCTGGACAAGATCTTCAAGGCCGCGGGCTTTGAATGGCGCGAGCCGGGCTGCTCGATGTGCCTGGCCATGAATGCCGACCGCCTCGATCCTGGCGAGCGTTGCGCGTCGACCTCGAACCGCAACTTCGAAGGCCGCCAGGGCGCGGGCGGGCGCACCCACCTGGTGAGCCCGGCGATGGCAGCGGCCGCAGCCATCGAAGGCCATTTCGTCGATATCCGCAAGCTGGGCTGA
- the leuB gene encoding 3-isopropylmalate dehydrogenase, with amino-acid sequence MKIAVLPGDGIGPEIVAEAVKVLNALDEKFELETAPVGGAGYEAEGHPLPENTLKLAKEADAILFGAVGDWKYDSLDRPLRPEQAILGLRKHLQLFANFRPAICYPELTGASSLKPELVAGLDILIVRELNGDIYFGQPRGVREAPDGLFKGAREGFDTMRYSEPEIRRIAHVAFQAAAKRGKKLCSVDKANVLETFQFWKDIVIEVHKEYPEVELSHMYVDNAAMQLVKAPKSFDVIVTGNMFGDILSDEAAMLTGSIGMLPSASLDANNKGLYEPSHGSAPDIAGKGVANPLATILSAAMMLRYSLNRAEQADRIENAVKKVLAQGYRTGDILTPGCKQVGTREMGDAVLAAL; translated from the coding sequence ATGAAGATCGCAGTCCTGCCGGGTGACGGCATCGGTCCCGAAATCGTCGCGGAGGCCGTCAAGGTCCTGAACGCGCTCGACGAGAAGTTCGAACTGGAAACCGCCCCGGTGGGCGGCGCCGGCTACGAGGCCGAAGGCCATCCGCTGCCGGAGAACACCCTGAAGCTGGCCAAGGAAGCCGACGCCATCCTGTTCGGTGCCGTCGGCGACTGGAAGTACGACAGCCTGGATCGTCCGCTGCGCCCGGAGCAGGCCATCCTGGGCCTGCGCAAGCACCTGCAGCTGTTCGCCAACTTCCGCCCGGCAATCTGCTATCCGGAGCTGACCGGCGCTTCGAGCCTGAAGCCCGAGCTGGTGGCCGGCCTCGACATCCTGATCGTGCGCGAACTGAACGGCGACATCTACTTCGGCCAGCCGCGCGGCGTGCGCGAAGCGCCGGACGGCCTGTTCAAGGGTGCGCGCGAAGGCTTCGACACCATGCGCTACAGCGAGCCCGAAATCCGCCGCATCGCCCACGTGGCGTTCCAGGCCGCGGCCAAGCGCGGCAAGAAGCTGTGCAGCGTCGACAAGGCCAACGTGCTCGAGACCTTCCAGTTCTGGAAGGACATCGTGATCGAGGTGCACAAGGAGTACCCGGAGGTCGAACTGTCGCACATGTACGTCGACAACGCGGCCATGCAGCTGGTCAAGGCGCCCAAGAGCTTCGACGTGATCGTCACCGGCAATATGTTCGGCGACATCCTGTCGGACGAGGCCGCCATGCTGACCGGCTCGATCGGCATGCTGCCGTCGGCGTCGCTGGATGCCAACAACAAGGGCCTGTACGAACCGTCGCACGGCTCTGCACCCGACATCGCCGGCAAGGGCGTGGCCAACCCGCTGGCGACAATCCTGTCGGCGGCGATGATGCTGCGCTACTCGCTGAACCGCGCCGAGCAGGCCGACCGCATCGAGAACGCCGTCAAGAAGGTGCTGGCCCAGGGCTACCGCACCGGCGATATCCTGACGCCGGGTTGCAAGCAGGTCGGCACCCGCGAGATGGGTGACGCTGTGCTGGCGGCACTGTAA
- the leuD gene encoding 3-isopropylmalate dehydratase small subunit, producing the protein MDKFTVHSGLVAPLDRENVDTDAIIPKQFLKSIKRTGFGPNLFDEWRYKDVGEPGMDNSKRPLNPDFVLNQPRYQGASILLARRNFGCGSSREHAPWALTQYGFRAVIAPSFADIFFNNCYKNGLLPVVLTEQQVDHLFNETNAFNGYKLTIDLDKQVVLTAGGQAYEFDIAPFRKYCMLNGFDDIGLTLRHADKIKAYEAERVAKMPWLNNRLVG; encoded by the coding sequence ATGGACAAGTTCACCGTACATAGCGGCCTCGTAGCCCCGCTCGACCGCGAGAACGTCGATACCGACGCCATCATCCCGAAGCAGTTCCTGAAGTCGATCAAGCGCACCGGCTTCGGCCCCAACCTGTTCGACGAGTGGCGCTACAAGGACGTCGGCGAGCCCGGCATGGACAACAGCAAGCGTCCGCTGAACCCGGACTTCGTGCTGAACCAGCCGCGCTACCAGGGTGCGTCGATCCTGCTGGCGCGCCGCAACTTCGGCTGCGGCAGCTCGCGCGAGCACGCACCGTGGGCGCTGACGCAATACGGCTTCCGCGCCGTGATCGCGCCCAGCTTTGCCGACATCTTCTTCAACAACTGCTACAAGAACGGCCTGTTGCCGGTGGTGCTGACCGAACAGCAGGTCGACCACCTGTTCAACGAGACCAACGCCTTCAACGGCTACAAGCTGACCATCGACCTGGACAAGCAGGTGGTGCTGACGGCGGGCGGCCAGGCGTATGAGTTCGACATCGCCCCGTTCCGCAAGTACTGCATGCTGAACGGCTTCGACGATATCGGCCTGACGCTGCGCCATGCCGACAAGATCAAGGCCTATGAGGCCGAGCGCGTGGCCAAGATGCCGTGGCTGAACAACCGCCTGGTCGGATAA